One Kazachstania africana CBS 2517 chromosome 5, complete genome DNA window includes the following coding sequences:
- the RPL12B gene encoding 60S ribosomal protein uL11 (similar to Saccharomyces cerevisiae RPL12B (YDR418W) and RPL12A (YEL054C); ancestral locus Anc_5.522): MPPKFDPTEVKYLYLRAVGGEVGASAALAPKIGPLGLSPKKVGEDIAKATKDFKGIKVTVQLKIQNRQATASVVPSASSLVITALKEPPRDRKKDKNVKHSGNLQLDDIIEVARQMREKSFGKNLASVTKEILGTAQSIGCRVDFKNPHDIIEGINAGEIEIPEN; encoded by the coding sequence ATGCCTCCAAAATTTGATCCAACTGAAGTTAAATACCTATACTTAAGAGCCGTCGGTGGTGAAGTTGGTGCTTCCGCTGCTTTAGCTCCAAAGATTGGTCCTTTAGGTTTATCTCCAAAGAAGGTTGGTGAAGATATTGCCAAGGCTACCAAGGACTTCAAGGGTATCAAGGTTACTgttcaattgaagattCAAAACAGACAAGCTACTGCTTCTGTCGTCCCATCTGCTTCCTCTTTGGTTATTACTGCCTTAAAGGAACCACCAAGAGACAGAAAGAAGGACAAGAATGTCAAGCACAGTGGTAACTTACAATTAGACGACATCATTGAAGTCGCTAGACAAATGAGAGAAAAGTCTTTCGGTAAGAACTTAGCTTCTGTTACTAAGGAAATCTTAGGTACCGCCCAATCCATCGGTTGTCGTGTTGACTTCAAAAACCCACACGACATTATTGAAGGTATTAACGCtggtgaaattgaaattccaGAAAACTAA
- the DFM1 gene encoding Dfm1p (similar to Saccharomyces cerevisiae DFM1 (YDR411C); ancestral locus Anc_5.513): MTNRNIHTLNGSARSNRSSSSNDATISDIWFSVPPVTRTLVLMLGTVTSLAALQLVQMGYLVFQWNETFRHFQFWRIITACMVLPLQAMPALFEIYNITTRSLELERQHFMISSVHDPSIDYAFYLLFSILSFTNMATFFEGRNMPMILTSALSSCITFTWAVDNRNNKVLFYGVIPVYGKFFPLIQLVISFIFGEGFMNSLVGICTGYLFVCLDTRTFGPLWGYIFKKEPLYGIMPCGKLSSPSWFKYTYETLFLSIKPEETAAPTTSSKNAFLSKFTGQGQKLGGKKTPVTRAGRLVREDTPNDSGSSTGTDATTDSTTTGSFRGKGQRVGTK; the protein is encoded by the coding sequence ATGACCAATAGAAACATACATACGTTGAATGGCTCGGCACGATCCAACAggtcttcttcttcaaatgatgCAACAATTTCTGACATTTGGTTCAGTGTACCACCCGTTACAAGGACGTTAGTGTTGATGTTAGGAACTGTGACAAGTCTTGCGGCATTGCAATTGGTTCAAATGGGATATCTGGTATTTCAATGGAATGAAACGTTCCgtcattttcagttttgGAGAATAATAACTGCTTGCATGGTCTTACCTCTACAAGCAATGCCCGCgctatttgaaatatacAATATTACCACTAGATCCCTTGAGTTAGAACGTCAGCATTTCATGATTTCTAGTGTCCACGACCCCTCAATCGACTATGCCTTTTATCTACTATTTTctattctttcttttacTAATATGGCCACTTTTTTTGAAGGTAGAAATATGCCCATGATATTAACATCAGCACTTTCTTCATGTATCACATTCACATGGGCTGTGGATAATCGTAACAACAAGGTATTGTTTTACGGAGTGATTCCAGTCTATGGGAAATTCTTCCCATTAATTCAACTTGtcatttctttcatatTTGGCGAGGGATTCATGAACAGTCTCGTGGGCATCTGTACAGGATACTTATTTGTCTGTCTGGATACCAGAACATTCGGCCCATTATGGGGTTACATCTTCAAAAAGGAACCACTCTATGGTATTATGCCATGTGGTAAGCTCAGTAGTCCATCATGGTTCAAGTACACTTATGAAActctatttctttctataAAACCAGAAGAAACAGCTGCTCCAACGACATCTTCCAAGAACGCGTTCCTATCTAAGTTCACAGGACAAGGACAAAAGCTAGGTGGAAAAAAGACCCCCGTTACAAGAGCAGGCAGGCTTGTGAGGGAAGATACCCCAAACGACAGTGGCTCTAGTACAGGTACTGACGCCACTACTGACTCAACAACCACTGGTAGCTTCCGTGGTAAGGGACAACGTGTGGGAACtaaataa
- the RRP17 gene encoding rRNA-processing protein RRP17 (similar to Saccharomyces cerevisiae YDR412W; ancestral locus Anc_5.514), which yields MVVRSNRQILTRGKNYATKQSKKFGAEEVTFNDDSRLDYLTGFHKRKVERRKKAQEFNKEQDRLARIEERKRVRDERKQQMEEQLQKFKESLDIEQDVLDAQNDNSDAEGTKSDDSWSGFPDEKETTEDGVKPILKTKEVYSDETTVEFESLEPNENFEYLAKLNNVKLEKAQAVLSESITRANKYAKFLGMEDEKENKKKKKGKKFRYLTKNERKENQKKAFKNKHRNSKYK from the coding sequence ATGGTTGTTAGGTCGAATAGACAGATTCTTACGAGGGGTAAGAACTACGCTACGAAGCAATCGAAAAAGTTCGGTGCTGAAGAAGTCACTTTCAATGATGATTCAAGATTAGATTATTTGACTGGTTTCCATAAGCGTAAGGTAGAGAGGCGAAAGAAGGCACAGGAGTTCAATAAGGAGCAAGATAGACTGGCAAGGATTGAGGAACGGAAAAGAGTTCGTGATGAGAGAAAACAGCAAATGGAGGAACAGTTACAGAAATTCAAGGAAAGTCTAGATATTGAGCAAGATGTCCTTGATGCACAAAATGACAACTCAGATGCTGAAGGCACTAAATCAGATGATTCCTGGTCAGGGTTCCCTGATGAGAAAGAGACCACTGAGGATGGTGTTAAACCAATTTTAAAGACAAAGGAGGTTTATTCAGATGAAACCACTGTAGAATTTGAATCATTGGaaccaaatgaaaattttgaataccTAGCTAAATTAAATAACGTGAAATTGGAAAAGGCCCAGGCAGTTCTCTCTGAAAGTATAACGAGAGCTAATAAATATGCTAAATTTCTTGGTATGGAGGATGAGAAggaaaataagaagaagaagaagggtAAGAAATTCAGATATTTGACcaagaatgaaagaaaagaaaatcaaaagaaagcaTTCAAAAACAAGCATAGAAATAGTAAATACAAATAG
- the SYF1 gene encoding mRNA splicing protein SYF1 (similar to Saccharomyces cerevisiae SYF1 (YDR416W); ancestral locus Anc_5.519): MEYINGYIIDDDDIAFEYELQSTPQNMLTWKRYIETWKNQVKGDKRSVRHVFWLYERFCNQFHQDPEVWQEYIQWVIDTGKMHYLKIDAMYRRAFESCKRNCDTLCLQYMKFATGQFDLTLIRKALVTSLQKIAKENQFKIWYSVLEFVNKCLLPLMEETLVDDEEDQCEQFRVLLRHSLSDDKDSNKNIVKNAWLSQLYERYLTVCPPEKLSGVLMHLGRTNNYEIIKQLYDKFLFKSNEGNDIRPSETTPFSLCLLYLNALEGMKLELQYEIFFEEVLKLHNRALVQLLIVLVKHYIKSSQINKIEPLLNNIISSTTLFHEFASIYNICIDFEEATLATIMDIYEDNPSKDIPDLESEIQKHMNTLTVLSSSYEMKLNDFYLRKNVNNVQYWLERIELQDSLEAKLEVFQDAILRVDPVKVTVPKVFGKLWCSYAEIYWDSKYYDTSREIYEMALKVPFPFIEDLELIWATWTRNELRIFGIERAIFLLRTALKLPKSPENLIEKFKKGKGKVPSQTVIFNSLQLWTLFIDLAEVQCSTISFADEKLVAELINTYEKAIALKIVTPIMFVQYAQLLQKVGKIRESFQIYERAISSFPSVVQYELWTLYLQQACITENDLSKEHIRDLFDQATALTEDEIDCRPIFILYNEFEERNEGVTKRSLDILLEGARKISDKFVKSKIQMWDLCIMKATSSSRTELLRAIYAECIQVLPRREVSRYVIDFAQFEVSLGETTRPREILTYGASLVAPALNKELWDYREQFELQFGDKEKYKNMLVLKQRLEVSMKIDTEEATKQKGNIEFVMSKKQIQHSSNPEEIELDI; encoded by the coding sequence ATGGAATATATTAACGGGTACATTatcgatgatgatgacatAGCGTTTGAGTATGAGTTACAAAGTACTCCCCAAAATATGCTGACTTGGAAAAGGTATATTGAAACATGGAAGAACCAGGTTAAGGGAGATAAGAGATCGGTGCGCCATGTTTTTTGGTTATATGAGAGGTTTTgcaatcaatttcatcaggATCCTGAAGTTTGGCAAGAGTATATTCAATGGGTAATTGATACGGGAAAaatgcattatttgaaaattgatgcTATGTATCGCAGAGCTTTTGAAAGTTGCAAAAGGAACTGTGACACTTTATGTCTACAGTATATGAAGTTTGCTACGGGGCAATTTGACTTGACTCTCATACGAAAGGCCCTGGTAACATCATTACAAAAAATAGCGAAAGAAAATCAGTTCAAAATATGGTATTCTGTACTAGAATTTGTCAACAAATGTCTCCTTCCATTAATGGAGGAAACATTGGTGgacgatgaagaagatcaGTGCGAGCAATTCCGAGTGCTCCTTCGCCACTCTCTTTCTGATGACAAAGATAGcaataaaaatatagtAAAAAATGCATGGCTTTCGCAACTATATGAAAGGTATCTAACTGTCTGCCCACCTGAAAAATTAAGTGGCGTACTAATGCACTTAGGTAGGACAAACAACTATGAGATAATCAAACAACTTTATGATaagtttcttttcaaaagtaaCGAAGGAAATGACATTAGACCTTCAGAAACAACACCCTTTTCCTTGTGTCTTCTTTATTTAAATGCCTTAGAGGGTATGAAATTGGAATTACAATACGAAATATTTTTCGAGGAGGTGTTGAAACTTCATAATAGAGCCTTAGTACAATTATTGATTGTTTTAGTGAAACATTATATCAAATCCTCtcaaattaataaaattgagCCCTTATTAAATAACAttatttcatcaacaaCATTATTTCATGAATTTGCATCCATTTATAATATCTgcattgattttgaagaggCTACGTTAGCTACTATAATGGATATCTATGAGGACAATCCATCTAAGGATATTCCTGATCTAGAGTCTGAAATACAGAAGCATATGAATACTCTTACAGTTTTATCTAGTTCATACGAAATGAAACTCAATGATTTCTATTTGAGAAAGAACGTGAATAATGTTCAATACTGGCTAGAGAGGATTGAGTTACAAGACAGTCTTGAAGCCAAACTTGAAGTTTTCCAAGATGCTATACTAAGAGTCGATCCCGTTAAAGTGACAGTACCAAAGGTTTTTGGAAAACTTTGGTGCTCTTACGCAGAAATTTACTGGGATAGTAAGTACTACGACACTAGTAGGgaaatttatgaaatgGCATTAAAAGTCCCTTTTCCCTTTATTGAAGATCTGGAGCTTATATGGGCTACTTGGACGAGAAATGAATTACGCATATTTGGAATTGAAAGAGCCATCTTTTTACTCAGGACAGCCTTGAAGTTACCCAAATCTccagaaaatttgattgaaaaattcaaaaaaggaaaaggtAAGGTTCCCTCCCAGACGGTGATCTTTAATTCTTTACAGTTGTGGACATTATTTATCGATCTTGCAGAAGTACAATGCTCTACTATTTCTTTCGCAGACGAAAAACTGGTTGCTGAACTTATCAACACTTACGAGAAGGCAATTGcattgaaaatagtaaCTCCAATTATGTTTGTCCAATATGCACAATTGTTGCAAAAAGTCGGTAAAATAAGGGAAAGTTTCCAGATATATGAGCGTGCAATCTCTAGCTTCCCAAGTGTTGTCCAGTATGAACTTTGGACGCTGTATCTACAGCAAGCTTGTATAACGGAAAACGATCTGTCTAAGGAACATATACGGGACTTGTTTGATCAAGCGACTGCATTAACTGAGGACGAAATAGACTGCAGGCCAATTTTTATACTTTATAACGAATTcgaagaaagaaatgagGGAGTTACCAAGAGAAGTCTTGACATTCTCTTGGAAGGTGCACGCAAGATAAGTGACAAATTTGTTAAAAGTAAGATTCAAATGTGGGATCTCTGTATCATGAAGGCAACATCATCTTCGAGAACGGAACTACTTCGAGCTATATATGCCGAGTGCATACAAGTGTTGCCGAGAAGAGAGGTATCCAGATACGTGATTGATTTCGCCCAATTCGAAGTATCTTTGGGGGAAACTACGCGTCCTAGGGAAATTTTGACATATGGTGCTTCTTTAGTAGCACCTGCTCTTAACAAAGAACTATGGGACTACAGGGAGCAATTTGAACTACAATTTggtgataaagaaaaatacaaGAATATGCTAGTTCTCAAACAGAGGCTTGAGGTTTCGATGAAGATTGATACTGAGGAAGCTACCAAACAAAAGGGTAACATTGAGTTTGTAATGTCCAAGAAACAAATTCAACACTCATCAAATcctgaagaaattgaacttGACATATAA
- the ERD1 gene encoding Erd1p (similar to Saccharomyces cerevisiae ERD1 (YDR414C); ancestral locus Anc_5.515) yields MQEKSLVANESVSLFQVPAPQRVNVLLVLSVWLWYGILRFLSAHHIDVISIIQTRTSSDMRQFPTHSQLLRNTKAFAIKLSKIIFPCHLITAMLFIISHSVELGPLIGTMIHVLPLFQFALIVTLIVQRSEIILYCSKRLPLIESDPRPLRNVYILLSDSLTSFTRPLIDFTLFTSLLFGGPMTHFDLFISALPSLVRVFQCLREFSKVDGAHLLANMFKYSCNIPILACTWYSRVDTEASLKQNFLTLQMWLMLLNSCYTFFWDVRMDWRITSLTKIRKTTCALPSINYQLAIIFDFMIRFWWIWIALYTQDKTNRFVFFDGELHYLEIIRRALWAIFKLESEYTLRSVSKA; encoded by the coding sequence ATGCAGGAGAAAAGTCTGGTGGCAAATGAATCAGTTAGTTTGTTTCAAGTTCCAGCGCCACAGCGTGTCAATGTTCTCCTAGTTCTTTCGGTTTGGCTTTGGTACGGCATCCTGAGGTTCCTAAGTGCTCACCACATAGATGTTATATCGATCATACAAACGAGAACATCAAGCGATATGAGGCAATTTCCTACACATAGTCAACTATTGCGTAATACAAAGGCATTTGctataaaattatcaaaaattatattccCATGTCATTTAATCACAGCAATGTTATTTATAATATCTCATAGTGTTGAACTAGGCCCACTTATTGGTACTATGATACATGTATTAccactttttcaatttgcCTTGATTGTAACATTGATTGTGCAACGTTCTGAAATAATACTATATTGCTCAAAGCGATTGCCTCTCATAGAATCTGACCCACGTCCTTTAAGAAACgtttatattttattgtcaGACTCTCTAACATCTTTCACAAGGCCTCTAATTGATTTTACATTATTTACTTCGTTACTATTTGGTGGACCAATGACACATTTCGATCTGTTTATATCAGCGTTACCTTCCCTAGTAAGGGtttttcaatgtttgaGAGAGTTTAGTAAAGTTGATGGGGCCCATTTATTGGCGAATATGTTTAAATACTCATGTAACATCCCTATTTTGGCGTGCACATGGTATTCTAGAGTTGACACTGAGGCAAGTTTGAAACAGAACTTTTTAACGCTACAAATGTGGTTAATGTTACTAAACTCTTGTTATACCTTTTTTTGGGATGTAAGAATGGATTGGCGTATTACTTCTTTAACTAAAATAAGAAAGACGACATGTGCGTTGCCTTCAATTAACTATCAGCTTGCAATAATTTTCGACTTTATGATAAGATTTTGGTGGATTTGGATCGCATTATACACACAGGACAAGACAAATAGATTTGTATTCTTTGATGGTGAATTACACTATTTAGAAATTATACGAAGAGCATTGTGGGCAATTTTCAAGTTAGAATCAGAATACACTCTAAGATCAGTATCTAAGGCCTGA
- the STE14 gene encoding protein-S-isoprenylcysteine carboxyl O-methyltransferase (similar to Saccharomyces cerevisiae STE14 (YDR410C); ancestral locus Anc_5.510): MSDSVNSVNELPIIIDGKPYPDITKNPPQEIATTAFTLGILLGVFLGLLPVLHFKSFNLYIIALSLFHFLEYYITAKYNPGKVHNESFLLNNGVGYLAAHLAATIECFLECLFFPHLKSYTPLHKALAVVGGILVLIGQVARTLAMSTAAQSFSHVLKTKKEKDHVLVKSGLYKYLRHPSYFGFFWWALGTQLLLLNPISFVVFVGVLWRFFSKRIAVEEKYLINFFGKEYIVYKDSVSTWIPFIN, from the coding sequence ATGTCTGATAGTGTCAATAGTGTTAATGAGCTCCCCATAATAATCGATGGAAAACCTTATCCGGATATCACAAAAAACCCACCACAGGAGATAGCCACAACTGCTTTTACACTGGGCATATTACTCGGAGTGTTTCTAGGTCTACTACCTGTCCTGCATTTTAAAAGCTTCAATCTTTACATTATTGCCCTCTCATTATTCCACTTTTTAGAATACTACATTACGGCGAAGTATAATCCTGGTAAAGTCCATAACGAATCCTTTTTACTAAATAATGGTGTGGGATATTTAGCTGCTCATTTAGCTGCTACAATCGAATGTTTCTTAGAGTGCCTCTTCTTCCCTCATTTAAAGTCATACACTCCTTTGCATAAAGCACTGGCCGTCGTTGGTGGTATACTTGTTTTAATTGGCCAAGTTGCAAGAACATTGGCAATGTCTACTGCCGCTCAATCTTTTTCTCATGTATTGAAGACcaaaaaggaaaaggaTCACGTTCTTGTGAAGTCTGGGCTCTACAAATATCTAAGACACCCGAGCTATTTTGGCTTCTTTTGGTGGGCATTGGGTACACAACTACTTTTACTCAACCCAATATCATTCGTTGTATTCGTGGGTGTACTATGGAGATTCTTTAGTAAAAGAATTGCAGTTGAGGAGAAGTacttgataaatttttttgggAAAGAATATATAGTTTATAAAGATAGCGTCAGCACATGGATACCatttataaattga
- the RAD30 gene encoding DNA-directed DNA polymerase eta (similar to Saccharomyces cerevisiae RAD30 (YDR419W); ancestral locus Anc_5.523), translating into MSNYTWNDLVQLNSPTEAYLSPLSCVAHIDVNAFFAQAEQIRCGYSKDDPVVCVQWSSIIAVSYAARSYGISRMDTIESAMQKCDCLIPIHTAVFKKGEDFWQYHDGYGSWNKDRDKQLSPINHKVSLDPYRRESRKLFKIFKEHCDVVEKASVDEVFLDLGRLCFQKLMVTKEENPNSGLSILQEMFIGGNYQLRSHLPAVPDDLKNLEFEGDVYGASTEKPVIEDWDDVIFALGSRITYEIRQIIEDSLGYTTSCGLSRTKSVSKLGSNFKKPNAQTILLNKYVTNFLDENSFEITSFWTLGGVQGRSLHKVLKAPEKGSIRYIRDTWETVGALQETLNSAIKHSNEDKSGLDPTKTLALATKVYEICRGQYCLPLNPKPVVQSMMSNKNMRGGSCSNLVDCISWLEVFSGDLVSRVMELGQEYNKVMVPKTVSVVVTTKLFEVRRKSGPFIHKSSTVNTKDLLSTGTKLMSELDAAYGQGNSSKFYPLINMKMVLSNFEIMDLNKTVIDMFGNQVQVFKSNAGDSNSSSMEPEEVSKDPVFFCEKCSINFPSLQEFQEHKDYHVALKLSESINGMQEDSKNLTIGEKRLLFSNSQRQDSNKRKLSTNSNNTGKKKKAQDDSKSILRFFSK; encoded by the coding sequence ATGTCAAACTATACTTGGAATGATCTAgttcaattgaattctcCGACAGAGGCTTATTTGTCTCCACTATCTTGTGTCGCACATATCGATGTTAATGCATTCTTTGCACAAGCGGAACAAATTAGATGTGGATATAGCAAAGATGACCCAGTAGTTTGTGTGCAGTGGAGTTCAATCATTGCGGTATCGTATGCCGCCAGAAGCTATGGTATTTCAAGGATGGACACTATCGAAAGCGCAATGCAAAAATGCGATTGTTTGATTCCTATTCATACTGCTGTATTCAAGAAAGGTGAAGATTTTTGGCAATATCATGATGGATATGGATCTTGGAATAAAGATAGGGACAAACAACTATCTCCAATAAACCATAAGGTTTCTCTAGATCCCTACAGGAGAGAAAGCAGGAAACTATTCaagattttcaaagaaCATTGTGATGTTGTAGAAAAGGCAAGTGTTGATGAAGTGTTTCTTGATCTAGGAAGGCTTTGCTTTCAAAAACTAATGGTAACTAAAGAGGAAAATCCAAATTCTGgtctttcaatattacAGGAAATGTTCATAGGAGGAAACTATCAACTCAGGAGCCATCTACCGGCTGTTCCAGATGATCTGAAGAACTTAGAATTCGAAGGGGATGTTTATGGTGCATCTACTGAAAAACCAGTTATTGAAGATTGGGATGATGTTATATTTGCCTTAGGATCGCGTATCACATATGAAATAAGacaaattattgaagacAGCTTAGGTTATACCACTTCTTGTGGACTTTCGAGGACGAAAAGTGTCAGTAAGTTGGGTTCGAATTTCAAGAAGCCAAACGCACAGACTATCCTATTGAATAAGTATGTGACGAACTTTCTGGATGAAAATTCCTTTGAAATAACCAGTTTTTGGACTCTTGGTGGTGTTCAAGGTCGAAGCCTACATAAAGTTTTAAAAGCGCCAGAAAAAGGATCGATAAGATATATAAGAGACACTTGGGAAACGGTTGGAGCTTTGCAGGAAACTTTAAACTCCGCTATCAAGCACTCAAATGAGGATAAATCTGGTTTAGATCCTACCAAAACACTTGCGTTAGCCACAAAAGTATATGAAATATGTCGTGGCCAATACTGTCTGCCATTAAATCCTAAGCCTGTAGTACAATCGATGATGTCGAATAAAAATATGAGAGGTGGATCGTGTTCCAATTTGGTAGATTGTATATCATGGTTAGAAGTGTTCTCTGGAGACCTCGTGTCACGAGTTATGGAACTAGGGCAGGAGTACAACAAAGTCATGGTGCCGAAGACAGTGTCTGTAGTTGTAACCACAAAGCTCTTTGAAGTACGACGTAAATCAGGTCCGTTTATCCATAAGAGCTCAACAGTTAATACAAAAGATTTGTTGAGTACGGGAACTAAGTTGATGTCTGAGCTAGATGCAGCGTATGGCCAAGGAAATTCTAGTAAATTTTATCCGTTGATtaatatgaaaatggtattatctaattttgaaataatggATTTGAATAAGACGGTAATAGATATGTTCGGAAATCAAGTTcaagttttcaaatccaATGCAGGAGATAGTAATTCGTCGAGTATGGAACCGGAAGAGGTTTCGAAAGATCCCGTTTTCTTCTGTGAAAAATGCTCCATTAATTTCCCCAGTCTAcaagaatttcaagaaCATAAAGATTATCATGTTGCATTAAAGCTCTCCGAAAGCATCAACGGGATGCAGGAGGATTCCAAAAACCTGACTATTGGGGAGAAAAGATTACTTTTCTCCAATTCACAGAGACAAGACAGTAATAAACGGAAATTAAGTACAAATAGCAACAATACCGgtaaaaagaagaaggctCAGGATGATTCCAAGAGCATACTTCGCTTTTTCTCTAAGTAG
- the KAFR0E03360 gene encoding putative aminopeptidase (similar to Saccharomyces cerevisiae YDR415C; ancestral locus Anc_5.517) encodes MKVLPVLLAVCSIASSAGAFPFQPLRYLEVADGEIIAVTEDKKLSLLRGGIKFFDVTKHYKRGYSFFEEQEETPIIPEFEYPTNVTHSDVLEPLFKKIDQSWMHDKLAHFTNFYTRYYKSETGYEAALWLSEQIEALIEGLPDGFVSIKHFDHNEWKQFSIIVRFEGSLSPENVVVIGSHLDSINLLLPSILPAPGADDNGSGTTSNLEALRIFVEYLKSTETPLKNSVEFHFYSAEEGGLLGSLDVFTEYAKSEKRVVAMLQQDMTGYVHDPQNEHVGVIVDYTTPTLTDFTKLVVDEYLSIPYVETTCGYACSDHGSATKNGFPAAFVIESTFRETSKFIHSTMDTIDRLSFSHMAEHVKLVLGTVFELGEWDHFVKK; translated from the coding sequence ATGAAAGTTCTACCAGTACTCTTAGCAGTTTGTTCAATAGCTTCTTCAGCTGGTGCATTTCCGTTTCAACCTTTGAGATATCTGGAAGTGGCAGATGGTGAAATAATAGCTGTAACTGAGGACAAGAAATTGTCGCTCTTGAGAGGAGGCATTAAGTTCTTTGATGTTACCAAACACTATAAAAGAGGTTATTCCTTTTTCGAGGAACAAGAGGAGACACCTATTATTCCCGAATTCGAATATCCTACCAACGTTACTCATTCGGATGTACTTGAGCCGCTATTCAAAAAGATCGATCAGTCTTGGATGCACGACAAGTTAGCACACTTTACGAATTTTTATACCCGTTACTACAAATCTGAGACTGGTTATGAAGCTGCTCTTTGGCTCTCAGAACAAATTGAGGCTCTAATTGAGGGCCTACCAGACGGTTTCGTCTCAATCAAACATTTTGACCACAATGAATGGAAGCAATTTTCTATTATTGTTAGGTTCGAAGGTTCTTTGAGCCCAGAGAATGTTGTGGTAATTGGTTCCCACTTGGATTCCATAAATCTATTGTTACCTTCTATATTACCTGCACCAGGAGCAGACGATAATGGATCAGGTACAACTAGTAACCTAGAAGCCCTACGTATTTTTGTAGAATACCTTAAGTCTACAGAAACTCcgctgaaaaattcagtTGAATTTCACTTTTACTCAGCTGAAGAAGGTGGATTACTGGGATCGCTTGACGTATTCACTGAATATGCAAAGTCCGAGAAACGTGTTGTTGCTATGCTACAGCAGGATATGACTGGGTATGTGCACGATCCCCAAAATGAACACGTCGGTGTTATTGTGGATTACACTACGCCTACACTAACTGATTTTACTAAATTGGTAGTAGATGAATACTTGAGTATTCCATATGTCGAAACTACATGTGGATACGCCTGCAGCGATCACGGAAGTGCCACGAAAAATGGGTTCCCAGCAGCGTTTGTAATCGAAAGTACATTTAGAGAAACAAGTAAATTCATCCACAGCACTATGGACACCATAGACAGATTAAGTTTCAGCCACATGGCCGAACATGTTAAGTTAGTTCTTGGTACCGTTTTTGAATTGGGTGAATGGGATCACTTTGTTAAGAAATGA